A window of Paenibacillus sp. 19GGS1-52 contains these coding sequences:
- a CDS encoding ABC transporter substrate-binding protein produces MKKNRKNKWKNKRKLPAILLVTSALLVVTACANSNEQKTSANNHNHSSNKTTAAADAPVSNASATNSSKAAPASYKYGKLKIQALSGAVCGAPSYVAYEKGFFAEEGLDVELVSGSMDAMKAGLTTGEFTVTNGDFVWFTSIQQGLDLKVIGGLHHGCIKLVVPPGSSIKTAADLKGKKIGVDEIGGVPMAVASVVLTNAGLDPQKDVQWLAYPLDQLQEGVKKGEIDVYAAWDPFGKLAEVNDGYTVLSDISTDHNFAGKSCCFLYASGKQIKENPERVAAIARAYQKATAWIAEHPEETAKLEIEKKYVSTDDLTLVTDLIKSYHFNYTTEAAQDDIRYFVKQFSQTGFLKKDTDPEEFLKKAYYDVFATSK; encoded by the coding sequence ATGAAGAAGAATAGGAAGAACAAGTGGAAGAATAAAAGGAAGCTGCCGGCTATTCTGCTGGTCACCTCAGCACTGCTTGTAGTTACAGCGTGCGCGAATTCAAACGAACAAAAAACGTCTGCTAACAACCATAATCACTCATCCAATAAAACAACCGCTGCTGCAGATGCTCCGGTAAGCAATGCTTCTGCTACTAACAGCAGCAAGGCAGCACCTGCATCGTATAAATATGGAAAGCTCAAAATTCAGGCGCTTAGCGGGGCTGTATGTGGTGCACCGAGCTATGTCGCTTATGAGAAAGGCTTTTTCGCTGAAGAGGGGCTGGATGTCGAACTGGTCAGCGGCTCGATGGACGCAATGAAGGCTGGACTTACAACAGGTGAATTCACGGTTACTAACGGAGATTTCGTATGGTTCACCTCGATCCAGCAAGGTTTGGATCTGAAGGTGATTGGCGGGCTGCATCATGGTTGCATCAAATTGGTTGTTCCCCCTGGCTCCAGTATCAAGACGGCTGCTGACCTGAAGGGGAAGAAGATCGGTGTCGATGAAATCGGGGGTGTGCCGATGGCAGTTGCCAGCGTAGTGCTTACCAACGCCGGACTTGATCCGCAAAAAGATGTACAGTGGTTGGCGTATCCGCTGGACCAGCTACAAGAAGGAGTAAAGAAGGGTGAAATCGATGTCTATGCGGCTTGGGACCCGTTTGGCAAACTGGCTGAAGTGAATGACGGCTATACCGTGCTGTCGGATATTTCTACAGATCATAACTTTGCCGGCAAAAGCTGCTGCTTCCTGTACGCTTCTGGGAAACAAATTAAAGAGAACCCAGAACGAGTTGCAGCTATAGCCCGCGCTTATCAAAAGGCAACAGCCTGGATTGCCGAGCATCCCGAAGAAACGGCCAAGCTAGAAATCGAGAAGAAATATGTATCGACCGATGATCTTACACTCGTGACGGATTTGATCAAGAGCTATCATTTTAATTATACCACCGAAGCTGCTCAGGACGATATTCGTTATTTTGTGAAACAGTTCAGCCAGACCGGATTTTTGAAAAAGGATACGGACCCTGAAGAATTCTTAAAGAAAGCCTATTACGATGTGTTCGCCACCTCTAAATAG
- a CDS encoding ABC transporter permease has protein sequence MSIVDRNLALSRSRSSLHLSKGLRAGLPILSFGIALLVNVLLPSRQEVELLPYRILLLAFLVFFAIRIPLGRLNAKGYQKALHDSPFYLVLGFVLAIWDVLTTKLDLLPLPFVPGLAQIVSVMVDDADTLLLSTAYSLRLLVIGFLIGSFIGIVLGVLIGWYRKWSYWMFPVLKVMGVIPATALIPIVMILVPSSFYAAVLLIVIAVCFPVAFMTSVGIANVQNTYFEAARTLGADERFLIFRVAIPGAMPSIFTGIYTATGISFATLVVSEMIGARAGLGWYINWAKGWSDYAKVYASIIIMAVTFSIVMAIVFRVRDRVLRWQKGLVK, from the coding sequence ATGAGCATTGTCGATCGTAATCTGGCACTTAGCCGCTCCCGCAGCAGCCTCCACCTCTCTAAGGGTTTACGGGCTGGCCTACCCATTCTATCGTTTGGGATTGCCTTACTGGTTAATGTCCTGCTGCCCTCACGGCAGGAGGTAGAGCTTTTACCTTATCGGATTTTGCTGCTGGCATTCCTTGTTTTTTTTGCGATACGGATTCCGCTTGGCAGATTGAACGCTAAAGGCTATCAAAAAGCGCTGCATGATTCCCCCTTTTATCTAGTGCTGGGATTTGTGCTGGCGATATGGGATGTGCTGACTACTAAGCTCGACTTGCTTCCTTTGCCGTTCGTGCCGGGTTTGGCGCAGATTGTATCAGTCATGGTAGATGATGCCGATACCTTGTTGCTTAGTACTGCCTATTCCTTGCGGTTGCTTGTGATCGGCTTTCTCATCGGCAGCTTTATCGGTATTGTGCTGGGGGTACTGATCGGCTGGTACCGCAAATGGAGCTATTGGATGTTTCCAGTGCTAAAGGTAATGGGAGTCATTCCGGCCACGGCACTCATTCCGATTGTGATGATCCTGGTTCCGTCGAGTTTCTATGCGGCCGTGTTGCTTATTGTAATTGCCGTTTGTTTTCCGGTGGCCTTTATGACTAGCGTTGGAATTGCTAATGTGCAGAATACGTATTTTGAAGCGGCGCGGACGCTTGGAGCAGATGAAAGGTTTCTGATCTTTCGGGTGGCGATTCCGGGGGCGATGCCTTCGATTTTTACGGGAATTTATACGGCTACTGGCATTTCCTTCGCTACTTTGGTCGTTTCCGAGATGATCGGAGCTAGAGCGGGACTCGGCTGGTATATCAACTGGGCAAAGGGCTGGTCTGATTATGCCAAAGTGTATGCTTCCATCATTATTATGGCGGTTACCTTCTCCATTGTAATGGCGATCGTATTCAGAGTAAGAGACCGCGTGCTGAGATGGCAAAAGGGGCTGGTGAAATGA
- a CDS encoding ABC transporter ATP-binding protein has product MIKLNEVSKIYETKHRQGWFRSEKRSVSAVKSLSLTIASGEIVGLLGLNGAGKTTTIRMLSTLLEPTSGSIEVDGLSMARNRQAIQQKVNMIAGGERMLYWRLTGRENLQYFGKLYGLKRSQIEREAEALLREVGLTEAADQPVEQYSKGMKQRLQIARGLINDPQYLFLDEPTLGLDAPIARQLRSTVRKLALEKGKGILLTSHYLQEVEELCDRVYVLNQGELLLCDTPERIVQQVAGTQTAHLDVTGWSEQLRPLLVEQLAAREYPAALVSTDPAGISTLRSDASYRISVQTPSADRLITELLPWTTQHGLHITGFASEKPNLEDAIILLSEGKKS; this is encoded by the coding sequence ATGATTAAGCTAAATGAAGTCAGTAAAATTTATGAAACCAAACATAGGCAGGGCTGGTTCCGCTCTGAGAAAAGATCGGTAAGTGCGGTGAAATCCCTGAGTCTGACCATCGCCTCCGGGGAGATTGTAGGACTTCTCGGGCTCAACGGGGCAGGCAAAACCACTACGATCCGCATGCTATCCACCTTGCTCGAACCTACCTCCGGCAGTATTGAGGTAGACGGACTTTCTATGGCTAGAAACCGACAGGCTATCCAACAAAAGGTGAATATGATCGCTGGAGGTGAACGGATGCTATACTGGCGGCTTACCGGCCGTGAGAACCTCCAATACTTCGGCAAGCTATATGGTCTTAAGCGCTCCCAGATTGAGCGGGAAGCGGAAGCGCTGCTGCGCGAGGTTGGATTAACTGAAGCCGCAGACCAGCCAGTTGAGCAATATTCAAAAGGCATGAAGCAGCGCCTGCAGATTGCCCGCGGCTTAATCAACGACCCGCAGTACTTATTCCTGGATGAGCCTACGCTCGGGTTGGATGCGCCTATTGCCAGACAACTGCGCAGTACCGTGCGGAAGCTTGCGCTGGAGAAAGGCAAGGGAATCTTGCTGACCAGCCATTATCTGCAGGAGGTTGAAGAGCTCTGTGACCGGGTCTATGTGCTGAATCAAGGTGAACTACTGCTGTGTGATACGCCTGAGCGTATTGTCCAGCAGGTCGCGGGCACACAAACCGCCCATCTGGATGTCACAGGCTGGAGCGAACAGCTGCGCCCGCTGCTGGTTGAGCAGCTTGCTGCAAGAGAGTATCCTGCGGCACTGGTCAGTACTGACCCTGCAGGAATCAGCACACTAAGAAGCGATGCGTCTTATCGTATCTCGGTGCAGACCCCTTCTGCGGATCGCTTAATTACAGAACTCCTGCCGTGGACGACCCAGCATGGTCTACATATAACCGGCTTCGCTTCCGAAAAGCCTAATCTGGAGGATGCTATTATCCTGCTCTCGGAGGGGAAGAAGTCATGA
- a CDS encoding nitrogenase component 1 → MSKVNLNASEVQVREQRLGSITGFAGTAAGLVSCSNAGGLQDASRSFSQCMGCSSGNAFCQLSMITDAAMVNHAPVGCAGDFFGFNFVYRVGQMERKLPAAIGRYFNTNIEEMDTIFGAVRKLEDTIKLAFERAKPNAIFVTTSCASGIIGDDVESVTNRMTKELGIPVVSCFCEGFKSKIWTSGFDSAYHSIVRKIVKPPEKKTNKVNIINFWGSDVFSGLLNKLGYEADYIVPFSTVAQLEKISEAAATIQICPTLGTYLGAALEQVYGVPEIKAPLAYGLAGTDAWMRELGRVLNREQEVEEIIREEKAAVLPKLEEYRAKLAGTTCYLTAGSAHGHALIALLRELGIDVQGAAIFHHDPVYDNGDPAADMLDHTVKTYGDIQNYNVCNKQAYELVNILNRVRPDLMIARHGGMTLWGAKLGIPTLLIGDEHFSWGYQGLLNYAERILETLDNKEFVTNLAKHSSMPYTKWWMEQNPYTFLGGNSHVKAY, encoded by the coding sequence ATGAGCAAAGTAAATTTGAACGCCTCCGAGGTACAGGTTCGTGAACAGCGACTGGGTTCAATTACCGGCTTTGCAGGAACCGCTGCTGGACTGGTTAGTTGCTCTAATGCCGGCGGCTTGCAGGACGCTTCCCGTTCCTTCAGCCAGTGCATGGGCTGCAGCTCTGGAAATGCCTTTTGCCAGCTATCGATGATTACGGATGCGGCGATGGTCAATCATGCGCCGGTAGGCTGCGCTGGTGACTTCTTCGGTTTCAACTTCGTTTACCGTGTCGGCCAGATGGAGCGTAAGCTTCCAGCTGCCATCGGCCGATATTTCAATACGAATATTGAAGAAATGGATACTATTTTTGGTGCGGTGCGCAAGCTTGAAGATACCATTAAGTTAGCCTTTGAACGGGCAAAGCCAAATGCTATTTTTGTTACTACATCATGTGCTTCTGGCATTATTGGCGATGACGTAGAGAGTGTAACTAACCGCATGACCAAGGAGTTGGGTATTCCGGTGGTGTCCTGCTTCTGTGAAGGCTTTAAATCGAAGATCTGGACTTCCGGCTTCGATTCGGCTTATCACTCCATTGTCCGCAAAATTGTCAAACCGCCAGAGAAGAAAACCAACAAGGTGAATATTATCAACTTTTGGGGGAGCGATGTATTTTCCGGCTTATTAAATAAACTAGGGTATGAAGCAGATTATATTGTGCCATTCTCTACGGTAGCACAGCTTGAGAAAATATCCGAGGCGGCCGCAACGATTCAAATCTGCCCCACGCTTGGAACTTATCTCGGCGCTGCCCTAGAGCAGGTCTATGGAGTTCCGGAGATCAAGGCGCCGTTGGCTTACGGACTGGCGGGTACGGATGCCTGGATGCGTGAATTGGGTCGGGTATTGAACCGTGAGCAGGAAGTGGAGGAGATTATTCGTGAAGAGAAAGCTGCAGTGCTGCCGAAACTGGAAGAGTATAGAGCCAAACTAGCGGGCACGACTTGTTATCTTACGGCCGGCTCGGCGCATGGGCATGCGTTGATTGCGCTGCTACGCGAGTTGGGCATTGATGTGCAAGGTGCAGCCATTTTTCATCATGATCCGGTGTACGACAACGGCGATCCGGCAGCGGATATGCTGGATCACACGGTCAAAACCTACGGGGATATCCAGAATTACAATGTCTGCAATAAGCAGGCTTATGAGCTGGTGAATATTCTGAACCGGGTGCGCCCCGATCTGATGATTGCCCGTCACGGCGGTATGACGCTGTGGGGAGCTAAGCTGGGAATCCCAACTCTGCTGATTGGGGATGAACATTTCAGTTGGGGGTATCAAGGGCTGCTCAATTATGCCGAGCGTATTCTGGAGACGCTGGATAATAAGGAATTTGTGACGAATCTGGCCAAACACAGCAGCATGCCCTACACCAAGTGGTGGATGGAACAGAATCCGTATACTTTTCTGGGAGGAAACAGTCATGTCAAAGCTTATTGA
- the nifB gene encoding nitrogenase cofactor biosynthesis protein NifB — protein MEGGSTLQEIQRHPCYDELAHEYFARMHVAVAPKCNINCNYCNIKYDCVSESRPGVVSQVLTPQEAYQNVRKTAAILPRLTVVGIAGPGDPLANPVQTFETFRLLNQGMPDLQLCLSTNGLKLPDYVQEIIDCGINHVTVTMNAVDPVIGGKIYHSIYYRGKAYRGEEAAAILISKQLEGIKLLAERGIKIKVNSVLIPGVNAGHLVEVTRAVQAAGAFSHNIMPLIISPGSRFERDGHQAPAPELTLKIQEQSAAIMPVMRHCRQCRADAVGLLGEDRGGCEGQVGLPVYSQEEREVELLRLDAELQARRSHRQSGGTSGFGGNGVRIAVATRGGGKVNLHFGHAKEFLVYEADGVSSRLLGVRKIQAYCNGTAECDEDDGKGKSFILAETVDLLRDCRILLCSGIGTFPQEALRKADIMTIVTKDDIDTALGQYGRFFTYFTDETSNINKRKEG, from the coding sequence ATGGAAGGGGGGAGCACACTGCAAGAGATTCAACGTCATCCATGCTACGACGAGCTGGCGCATGAGTATTTTGCTAGAATGCATGTGGCCGTTGCTCCGAAATGCAATATTAACTGCAACTACTGCAACATTAAATACGATTGTGTCAGCGAGAGCCGCCCAGGTGTAGTAAGTCAGGTGCTGACACCACAGGAGGCTTATCAGAACGTACGGAAGACTGCTGCTATTCTGCCTCGCTTAACTGTGGTAGGTATTGCCGGGCCAGGAGATCCCCTGGCTAATCCAGTACAGACCTTTGAGACGTTTCGGCTGCTAAACCAAGGAATGCCGGATCTGCAGCTGTGCCTTAGCACGAATGGATTGAAGCTCCCTGATTATGTACAGGAGATTATAGACTGCGGCATTAATCATGTCACGGTAACGATGAACGCGGTCGATCCCGTAATCGGGGGGAAGATTTATCACTCCATTTATTATCGAGGCAAGGCCTATCGGGGTGAGGAAGCGGCCGCAATTCTCATCTCTAAACAGCTGGAAGGGATCAAGCTGTTAGCGGAGCGTGGCATTAAGATTAAAGTTAACTCGGTACTTATTCCGGGTGTGAATGCTGGACATTTGGTTGAGGTAACGCGTGCCGTTCAAGCTGCAGGGGCATTCTCGCATAATATTATGCCTTTAATCATTTCACCAGGGAGTCGCTTTGAACGAGACGGACACCAAGCACCTGCGCCGGAGTTAACGCTTAAGATTCAAGAACAATCGGCTGCTATTATGCCAGTGATGCGGCATTGCCGACAGTGCCGCGCTGATGCGGTGGGTCTTCTGGGCGAGGACCGTGGTGGATGTGAGGGGCAGGTAGGATTGCCAGTATACTCCCAAGAGGAGCGGGAGGTGGAGTTATTACGGTTAGATGCAGAGCTGCAGGCGCGCAGGTCGCATCGACAGTCTGGCGGCACCTCAGGTTTCGGCGGTAACGGAGTAAGGATTGCCGTTGCGACAAGAGGAGGCGGCAAGGTGAATCTTCATTTTGGCCATGCCAAGGAGTTTCTGGTCTATGAGGCCGATGGAGTAAGCTCACGCCTGCTTGGGGTCCGCAAGATTCAGGCTTACTGCAACGGGACGGCAGAATGCGATGAAGATGATGGTAAAGGGAAATCTTTCATTCTAGCGGAAACCGTGGACTTGTTGCGGGATTGCCGGATACTGCTCTGTTCGGGCATTGGAACCTTTCCGCAGGAGGCACTGCGCAAGGCAGATATTATGACGATTGTAACCAAGGATGATATTGATACAGCACTGGGGCAATACGGGCGGTTCTTCACGTACTTCACCGATGAAACCTCCAATATAAACAAGCGGAAAGAGGGATAA
- a CDS encoding aminotransferase class V-fold PLP-dependent enzyme, protein MAGKKLGFDTLKVRAGYDSSEHNYAVAVPIYQTASYDLGSVERGEKLFGMEEAGYLYTRIGNPTVSVLEQRLAALDHGSGAVAVASGMAAVTYALLNLAEGGGRIVTTPQLYGGTFDAIKHLFPKFGIHVDFVEDSDDPESFRQAIGPDTKAVLIESISNPNATVLDIEAIAAVAHDNGLPLVVDNTFGTPYLFDSFAHGADIIIYSATKAIGGHGTTIGGVIVENGEFDWSNGKFPHFEQPQYLLREQSTGRERSILEVFPEAPFTTRARLSYLAYFGASLSPFDAFLLLQGIETLSERITKQISNALRIVDYLQNNDKVSWVSHPAAEGNPYKALAEKYFPKGASSIFSFGFKGNEEQLKAFLNAVELFSYHANVGDARSLIINSPKTTHGELNAEEQALAGISPETIRLSIGLEDAEDLIDDLEQAFAKAFVGTLV, encoded by the coding sequence ATGGCTGGGAAAAAGCTGGGCTTTGACACCTTGAAAGTACGGGCGGGCTACGATTCAAGTGAACATAATTATGCGGTAGCGGTCCCCATTTATCAGACAGCATCCTATGATCTGGGCAGTGTAGAGCGGGGGGAGAAGCTGTTTGGCATGGAGGAAGCCGGTTATTTGTACACGCGAATCGGCAATCCGACGGTAAGCGTACTAGAGCAGCGGCTAGCTGCGCTAGACCACGGTTCAGGAGCCGTAGCTGTAGCTTCCGGAATGGCGGCGGTTACCTATGCGCTGCTGAACTTGGCGGAAGGCGGGGGGCGGATTGTTACAACACCGCAGCTGTACGGCGGTACCTTTGATGCGATCAAACATCTGTTTCCGAAGTTTGGGATTCACGTAGATTTTGTTGAAGATTCAGACGATCCAGAATCCTTTCGCCAGGCTATTGGGCCTGACACCAAGGCAGTGCTGATCGAGAGCATCAGTAACCCCAATGCTACAGTGCTGGATATCGAGGCCATCGCAGCTGTTGCTCATGATAACGGCCTTCCGTTAGTGGTGGACAACACCTTTGGCACACCCTACTTATTCGATTCCTTTGCGCATGGAGCCGACATTATCATCTATTCGGCAACGAAAGCGATTGGTGGGCATGGGACCACAATAGGCGGTGTCATCGTAGAGAATGGTGAATTTGATTGGAGTAACGGAAAATTCCCACATTTTGAGCAACCACAATATCTGCTTAGAGAACAATCAACAGGCCGTGAACGCAGCATATTGGAGGTGTTTCCGGAGGCTCCTTTCACAACCAGAGCTCGGTTAAGCTATCTTGCTTACTTTGGTGCATCACTCAGTCCGTTTGATGCTTTCCTGCTGTTACAGGGAATAGAGACGCTGTCGGAACGCATCACCAAGCAGATATCGAATGCCCTGCGAATTGTGGACTACCTGCAGAATAACGACAAAGTAAGCTGGGTAAGCCATCCCGCTGCCGAAGGCAATCCTTACAAGGCTCTAGCGGAGAAGTATTTTCCCAAAGGTGCAAGCTCTATATTCTCCTTTGGATTCAAGGGGAACGAAGAGCAACTAAAAGCTTTTTTAAATGCGGTAGAGCTGTTTAGTTATCATGCCAATGTGGGGGATGCCCGCTCATTGATTATCAATTCTCCTAAGACCACACATGGTGAGTTGAATGCTGAGGAGCAGGCCTTGGCTGGAATTTCGCCGGAAACTATTCGGCTCTCCATCGGACTGGAGGATGCTGAAGACTTGATCGACGATTTGGAACAGGCTTTTGCCAAGGCTTTTGTAGGAACCCTAGTGTGA
- a CDS encoding ABC transporter ATP-binding protein: MSQYALGNVKGAVSIRKVSRIYDDESGSKVEALKDVNLEIDPGTFVSFIGPSGCGKTTLMRLIAGLDDCASGEMLLDGEIIQGTHYERGYVFQQANLFPWMTIRRNIAAGLKARKIYQNNRNKPDEYLDMVGLQGFGDAYPHQVSGGMAQRASLARALINEPKVLMLDEPLGALDAFTRMNLQDELLRLWKLRGTTMILVTHDVDEAVYLSDRIVIMTSRPGQIQEIVEVGMEHPRDRNSPEFIRLRSKILETLHFAGNRKNLEYYL; the protein is encoded by the coding sequence ATGAGTCAATATGCACTAGGGAATGTCAAAGGAGCAGTCAGCATTCGGAAAGTCAGCCGAATTTATGACGATGAGTCAGGGAGCAAGGTTGAAGCGCTAAAGGATGTGAATCTGGAGATTGATCCGGGTACGTTCGTCTCCTTCATCGGACCCAGCGGCTGCGGCAAAACAACCTTGATGCGTCTAATAGCCGGGCTGGATGATTGTGCAAGCGGTGAGATGTTGCTGGACGGTGAGATCATTCAGGGGACACATTATGAACGGGGATATGTATTTCAGCAAGCCAATCTATTCCCTTGGATGACGATTCGCCGGAATATTGCCGCAGGGCTTAAGGCGAGAAAAATCTACCAAAACAACCGCAACAAGCCGGATGAATATCTCGACATGGTAGGGCTTCAGGGTTTTGGTGATGCTTATCCACATCAAGTGTCGGGCGGTATGGCGCAGCGAGCTTCACTGGCTCGGGCGTTGATTAACGAGCCTAAGGTACTGATGCTGGATGAACCGCTCGGTGCGCTGGATGCTTTTACCCGCATGAACCTGCAGGATGAACTGCTCAGATTGTGGAAGCTGCGCGGTACCACTATGATTCTCGTCACCCATGATGTGGACGAAGCGGTATATCTCAGTGACAGGATTGTAATTATGACCTCAAGACCGGGGCAAATTCAGGAGATTGTCGAGGTGGGGATGGAGCATCCACGGGATCGAAACAGCCCCGAGTTTATCCGCTTACGGTCCAAAATCCTGGAGACCCTGCATTTCGCAGGAAACAGGAAGAATCTGGAGTATTATTTGTAG
- a CDS encoding ABC transporter permease, giving the protein MTSGGFWLTIRAEVSKQHQNRTKGRAVFFSLLLWPALTFLTSYYTMLPYRIGEGSVLSRVIPDGRVPLFLLSGYLVFQLFWTVVQAAWLFELERKGGTLEMVFLSPASKMAFLYGRSLYSLFHGIWMFAVFSGLTFIFVADISTINWLALLPALLLIMVSAIIWGAALCAISLFSRDSGLLYYIFQAPMELFGGVRIPPAVFPAWATGLSLLFPLTYSLILVRGALNNQIGSPWWWSLSVLIVGNTALIVATRYILTRAEQHARVKGNWTLF; this is encoded by the coding sequence ATGACATCCGGAGGTTTCTGGCTGACAATCCGCGCGGAGGTGAGCAAGCAGCACCAGAATCGCACGAAGGGACGGGCTGTATTTTTCTCCCTACTCTTGTGGCCTGCATTAACTTTTCTAACTTCCTACTATACGATGCTGCCCTACAGAATTGGTGAAGGTTCTGTCCTCTCACGCGTGATACCGGATGGACGAGTGCCGTTATTTTTGCTAAGCGGTTATCTGGTATTCCAGTTATTCTGGACTGTCGTTCAGGCGGCCTGGCTCTTTGAACTCGAGCGTAAGGGTGGCACGCTGGAAATGGTCTTTCTTAGTCCCGCTTCCAAAATGGCGTTTCTGTACGGCCGCTCTCTATATTCCCTTTTCCACGGAATTTGGATGTTTGCCGTCTTTTCGGGCCTGACATTCATCTTCGTAGCAGATATTTCGACCATTAATTGGCTAGCTTTACTCCCGGCATTACTGCTTATTATGGTGTCGGCAATAATCTGGGGAGCGGCACTTTGCGCAATATCACTGTTCTCCAGAGATTCTGGACTGCTGTATTACATTTTCCAAGCTCCGATGGAGCTGTTCGGAGGAGTGCGTATTCCCCCTGCTGTATTCCCGGCGTGGGCAACCGGACTCTCGCTGCTCTTCCCGTTAACCTATAGTCTGATTCTCGTGCGCGGAGCATTAAATAACCAGATTGGCAGTCCTTGGTGGTGGTCACTATCCGTTCTTATCGTAGGTAACACAGCACTTATAGTCGCTACACGTTATATACTGACTCGCGCGGAACAACATGCACGAGTGAAAGGAAACTGGACATTATTCTGA
- a CDS encoding nitrogenase component 1, translated as MSKLIEQPRYSCALGVQQSVIAINRAVPIVHAGPGCSTKIHSLLGQGEGYAGGSTIPCTNSSESEIVFGGERKLRGVIEGALKVIDADLYVVLTGCTSDIVGDDVGQVTRDFQDLGKPIVYAETGGFKSNNYVSHDLIIKAVIEQFVDKYAPSKDEKIPGLVNLFATIPYQDPYWIGNLQELKRLLEGIGLKANVLFGPESGGAPEWLTIPQAEFNIVVSAWPGLKSAELLQRKYDTPFYHFPYLPVGGIESSRFLRGVTDFSSVNREQAEAFILSEEKKFYSHIERTADFMLEFRYGLPRVFYTILDATYAVGFAKYLLNELGILPAEQYIVDNTPEEYRESIREQFRTISERRSASVEFTEDGGGIQEDIRKNQLKQRSLILGSGWERDLANEIGADLLPVSVPVTYRLILNCGYAGYNGGLRLVEDIYDRVLGTYR; from the coding sequence ATGTCAAAGCTTATTGAACAGCCGCGTTACTCCTGTGCTCTGGGTGTTCAGCAATCGGTGATCGCCATTAATCGTGCAGTTCCAATCGTTCATGCAGGCCCAGGCTGCAGCACCAAAATACACAGCTTGCTAGGGCAAGGCGAAGGTTACGCAGGCGGGAGCACGATTCCCTGCACAAATTCAAGTGAATCTGAAATCGTGTTTGGCGGAGAACGCAAGCTTCGTGGGGTAATTGAAGGTGCACTTAAGGTCATAGACGCCGATTTATATGTGGTGCTGACTGGATGTACCTCTGACATTGTCGGTGATGATGTGGGCCAGGTGACCCGAGATTTTCAGGATTTAGGTAAACCGATCGTATATGCTGAAACCGGCGGCTTCAAGAGCAATAATTATGTCAGCCATGACCTGATTATCAAAGCGGTTATAGAACAATTCGTTGACAAGTATGCTCCTTCGAAGGACGAGAAGATTCCCGGACTTGTGAATCTGTTCGCCACCATTCCTTATCAGGACCCATATTGGATTGGCAATCTGCAGGAGCTGAAACGACTCTTGGAAGGCATCGGCCTTAAGGCCAACGTGTTATTCGGTCCGGAATCCGGTGGAGCACCGGAATGGCTTACGATTCCGCAAGCGGAATTTAATATAGTCGTCTCAGCCTGGCCCGGACTGAAGAGCGCAGAGCTGCTGCAGCGCAAGTATGATACGCCCTTTTATCATTTTCCTTATCTGCCAGTTGGGGGAATCGAGAGTAGTCGCTTTTTGCGGGGGGTGACAGATTTCAGCAGCGTTAACAGGGAACAGGCAGAAGCTTTTATTCTTAGTGAAGAGAAAAAATTCTACTCCCATATTGAACGCACCGCGGATTTCATGCTGGAGTTCCGTTATGGATTGCCGCGTGTATTCTATACCATCCTTGATGCGACTTATGCGGTTGGCTTTGCCAAATATTTATTGAACGAACTGGGAATTCTTCCAGCTGAGCAATATATCGTGGATAATACGCCTGAAGAGTATCGTGAAAGCATTCGCGAGCAGTTCCGCACGATATCCGAACGACGTTCGGCGAGTGTGGAATTTACCGAAGACGGTGGAGGGATTCAGGAGGACATTCGCAAGAACCAGTTGAAGCAACGTTCGCTAATCCTGGGCAGTGGGTGGGAGCGGGATCTCGCTAACGAGATCGGCGCCGACTTGCTTCCAGTCAGTGTACCCGTGACGTACCGACTGATTCTGAACTGCGGATATGCGGGTTATAATGGCGGACTCCGGCTGGTGGAGGATATTTATGATCGGGTGCTGGGAACCTACCGCTAG